The following are from one region of the Epinephelus fuscoguttatus linkage group LG11, E.fuscoguttatus.final_Chr_v1 genome:
- the LOC125896867 gene encoding piggyBac transposable element-derived protein 4-like isoform X1 produces the protein MAKMVLKTKYINEEAADLCTRRASDDSGAEVSEEDSEISSDDSVAEAMFLGGEDITLDQQPSEEDSDVEWEPDSSPAGKRPREEQDSSSSGEEQPTPTSKRGSTTPSRRSGGRGPGRGRRRWRVVAAGARTSQTGLSTSPEEKWNDVDEPDITPPQPTFRPIRSPGPQLIRTATYTALQLFQLFFTDTVIKTITQNTNDYGSTHHSTPSNPWINITVKDMLAFMSLIIYMGIVKCTAFTDYWRGGKLYSLPFPKQIMTGKKFLRICQSLHLSSLVDDAANEQRRGTPAFDRLAKTKPLYLEMRDACRRNYHPGQEIAIDERMVASKARIGLKQYMKRKPVRWGYKLFVLADSRNGYTWDFFVYEGKYHGNSGKGLSYDSVMELIDIKLLGTGYKLFVDTFYTSPALFRDLLQIKVWACGTIRTNRIGFPTAKNNSLVSKSPRGSIRWIRKDSLLFVQWRDTRDVFMCSTLHTAHSDDTVQRRVKDADGQWQMKDVSIPPAVKEYNRCMGGVDLSDALIGYYKVLHKTQKWYKTFFYHFMDTAIVNAFLLHKEIAKGKGETPLHQKAFRETLAKELGEASSTPKPAPRGAHHKPVHITAHSSSGRLKCRHCYAKTPVKCSFCDVPLCFVPSRDCYNDWHVANNL, from the exons ATGGCGAAAATGGTGCTAAAAACGAAATATATTAACGAAGAAGCTGCAGACCTGTGCACTCGGCGTGCAAgtgatgactcaggggcagagGTAtcagaggaagacagtgaaatCTCCTCTGATGACTCTGTGGCAGAGGCAATGTTTCTCGGGGGAGAAGACATTACTCTTGACCA GCAACCATCTGAAGAAGACTCAGATGTGGAATGGGAGCCAGATAGTTCTCCTGCAGGCAAGCGGCCTAGAGAGGAGCAGGACAGTAGTTCCTCAGGAGAGGAGCAACCTACCCCAACTTCAAAGAGAGGTTCTACCACTCCCAGCAGAAGATCAGGAGGCAGAggaccagggagaggaaggcGGAGGTGGAGAGTCGTTGCAGCAGGAGCCAGGACCAGTCAGACAGGTTTGTCAACCAGCCCTGAAGAGAAATGGAATGATGTTGACGAGCCAGATATCACACCACCACAGCCCACCTTCAGACCCATCCGTTCACCTGGACCCCAGCTCATACGTACAGCCACTTACACAGCCCTGCAGCTTTTCCAGCTTTTTTTCACAGACACTGTTATAAAGACAATTACCCAAAACACAAATGACTATGGCTCCACTCACCATTCAACACCCTCCAACCCGTGGATTAATATAACGGTGAAGGACATGTTGGCTTTCATGTCTTTGATCATCTACATGGGTATAGTAAAATGCACTGCATTTACCGATTACTGGCGAGGGGGTAAATTGTACAGCCTCCCATTCCCAAAACAAATAATGACTGGAAAGAAGTTCCTCAGGATCTGTCAGTCCCTTCACCTCAGCAGCTTGGTGGATGATGCTGCTAACGAGCAGAGGAGAGGCACACCAGCCTTCGATCGCCTCGCCAAAACAAAGCCACTCTACTTGGAGATGAGGGACGCCTGCAGGAGGAACTATCATCCTGGCCAGGAAATAGCTATCGATGAGCGAATGGTTGCCTCCAAAGCCCGCATTGGGCTAAAACAATATATGAAACGTAAGCCTGTTCGCTGGGGATACAAACTCTTCGTTCTGGCGGACTCCAGGAACGGTTACACGTGGGACTTTTTTGTCTACGAGGGAAAGTACCATGGAAACAGTGGGAAGGGACTCAGTTATGACTCAGTGATGGAGCTTATTGACATAAAGTTGCTGGGCACCGGCTATAAGCTCTTTGTTGACACTTTTTACACAAGTCCAGCCCTTTTCCGTGACCTCCTTCAAATAAAGGTCTGGGCGTGTGGGACCATCCGCACAAACAGAATTGGCTTCCCAACGGCCAAAAACAACAGTCTGGTCTCAAAATCTCCCCGCGGCAGCATACGCTGGATCAGGAAGGACTCCCTCCTCTTTGTCCAGTGGCGAGACACGAGGGACGTCTTCATGTGTTCAACACTCCACACAGCCCATTCCGATGACACAGTACAAAGGAGGGTCAAAGATGCAGATGGGCAATGGCAGATGAAGGACGTCTCAATTCCACCAGCGGTGAAGGAGTACAACCG GTGTATGGGTGGAGTGGACCTGTCTGACGCCCTGATTGGGTACTACAAAGTCCTCCACAAGACCCAGAAGTGGTACAAGACCTTCTTCTACCATTTCATGGACACTGCGATTGTGAACgccttcctcctccacaaagaaATTGCAAAAGGTAAAGGAGAGACACCTCTGCACCAGAAGGCGTTCAGAGAGACCCTAGCCAAGGAGCTGGGAGAGGCTTCCTCCACACCCAAACCCGCTCCACGCGGAGCACATCACAAACCAGTGCATATCACTGCGCACAGCTCCAGTGGTCGGCTGAAGTGCAGGCATTGCTATGCAAAGACACCAGTGAAATGCTCCTTCTGCGATGTGCCTTTGTGCTTTGTCCCAAGTCGTGACTGCTATAATGACTGGCATGTTGCTAACAACCTATAA
- the LOC125896883 gene encoding uncharacterized protein LOC125896883 isoform X1, protein MMAEFRWIKMSLFLILMLQFTAAGQLFRSRTFRVGDDITLSCENVIDDQNNCDSTVWLFGESRSRRTVVLVDLGKIAEEAKSDRLSVAENCSLVIKKVTDKDVGRYACRQFRSAKQQGQDSDVHLSVVTMTEQKDTDEVTLNCSVRTYEQCPHTVKWLFQGQDVDKDNKDIKTSQSLCSASVTFLTSLYIYTSRYKLFTCAVTDGDRVQVFPFRSQSSGEKPGEDTTTIATTTVATATASATNDASNKGWWLRFLIVSVGLSVLIISVVAVNMWTRTKEKKTQMDEITVRYDENDGTVIYENIRPSDGV, encoded by the exons atgatggctgaattcagatggattaaaatgtctttatttctgATACTGATGCTTCAGTTTACAG CAGCAGGACAGCTTTTCCGCTCCCGCACTTTTAGAGTTGGAGATGACATCACTTTGTCTTGTGAAAATGTCATAGATGATCAGAATAACTGTGACAGTACCGTATGGCTCTTCGGTGAATCAAGAAGCAGACGGACAGTAGTGCTGGTTGATCTTGGGAAGATTGCTGAAGAAGCTAAATCAGACAGACTGAGTGTTGCAGAGAACTGTTCTCTGGTTATAAAGAAGGTCACAGATAAGGATGTTGGACGTTATGCCTGCAGACAGTTCAGATCAGCAAAACAACAAGGTCAAGACTCTGATGTTCATCTGTCTGTTGTTACCA TGACTGAACAGAAGGACACTGATGAGGTGACATTAAACTGCTCTGTGAGGACATATGAACAATGtccacacacagtgaagtggCTGTTTCAGGGTCAAGATGTGGATAAAGACAACAAGGACATAAAGACATCACAgtctctctgctctgcctctgtgaCCTTTCTGACTTCTCTCTACATTTACACATCAAGATATAAGTTATTTACATGTGCAGTGACTGATGGTGACAGAGTGCAGGTGTTTCCCTTCAGATCTCAGTCCTCAGGTGAGAAACcag GTGAGGACACAACAACAatagcaacaacaacagttgCGACCGCGACAGCTTCTGCAACCAATGATGCTTCAAATAAAG GTTGGTGGTTGAGGTTCCTCATTGTGTCTGTGGGTTTATCAGTGCTCATAATAAGTGTTGTGGCAGTCAACATGTGGACAAGAACTAAAG AGAAGAAAACACAGATGGATGAAATCACT GTGCGTTATGATGAAAATGATGGTACAGTGATCTATGAAAACATCAGACCTTCTGATGGAGTTTGA
- the LOC125896867 gene encoding piggyBac transposable element-derived protein 4-like isoform X2, which translates to MAKMVLKTKYINEEAADLCTRRASDDSGAEAMFLGGEDITLDQQPSEEDSDVEWEPDSSPAGKRPREEQDSSSSGEEQPTPTSKRGSTTPSRRSGGRGPGRGRRRWRVVAAGARTSQTGLSTSPEEKWNDVDEPDITPPQPTFRPIRSPGPQLIRTATYTALQLFQLFFTDTVIKTITQNTNDYGSTHHSTPSNPWINITVKDMLAFMSLIIYMGIVKCTAFTDYWRGGKLYSLPFPKQIMTGKKFLRICQSLHLSSLVDDAANEQRRGTPAFDRLAKTKPLYLEMRDACRRNYHPGQEIAIDERMVASKARIGLKQYMKRKPVRWGYKLFVLADSRNGYTWDFFVYEGKYHGNSGKGLSYDSVMELIDIKLLGTGYKLFVDTFYTSPALFRDLLQIKVWACGTIRTNRIGFPTAKNNSLVSKSPRGSIRWIRKDSLLFVQWRDTRDVFMCSTLHTAHSDDTVQRRVKDADGQWQMKDVSIPPAVKEYNRCMGGVDLSDALIGYYKVLHKTQKWYKTFFYHFMDTAIVNAFLLHKEIAKGKGETPLHQKAFRETLAKELGEASSTPKPAPRGAHHKPVHITAHSSSGRLKCRHCYAKTPVKCSFCDVPLCFVPSRDCYNDWHVANNL; encoded by the exons ATGGCGAAAATGGTGCTAAAAACGAAATATATTAACGAAGAAGCTGCAGACCTGTGCACTCGGCGTGCAAgtgatgactcaggggcagag GCAATGTTTCTCGGGGGAGAAGACATTACTCTTGACCA GCAACCATCTGAAGAAGACTCAGATGTGGAATGGGAGCCAGATAGTTCTCCTGCAGGCAAGCGGCCTAGAGAGGAGCAGGACAGTAGTTCCTCAGGAGAGGAGCAACCTACCCCAACTTCAAAGAGAGGTTCTACCACTCCCAGCAGAAGATCAGGAGGCAGAggaccagggagaggaaggcGGAGGTGGAGAGTCGTTGCAGCAGGAGCCAGGACCAGTCAGACAGGTTTGTCAACCAGCCCTGAAGAGAAATGGAATGATGTTGACGAGCCAGATATCACACCACCACAGCCCACCTTCAGACCCATCCGTTCACCTGGACCCCAGCTCATACGTACAGCCACTTACACAGCCCTGCAGCTTTTCCAGCTTTTTTTCACAGACACTGTTATAAAGACAATTACCCAAAACACAAATGACTATGGCTCCACTCACCATTCAACACCCTCCAACCCGTGGATTAATATAACGGTGAAGGACATGTTGGCTTTCATGTCTTTGATCATCTACATGGGTATAGTAAAATGCACTGCATTTACCGATTACTGGCGAGGGGGTAAATTGTACAGCCTCCCATTCCCAAAACAAATAATGACTGGAAAGAAGTTCCTCAGGATCTGTCAGTCCCTTCACCTCAGCAGCTTGGTGGATGATGCTGCTAACGAGCAGAGGAGAGGCACACCAGCCTTCGATCGCCTCGCCAAAACAAAGCCACTCTACTTGGAGATGAGGGACGCCTGCAGGAGGAACTATCATCCTGGCCAGGAAATAGCTATCGATGAGCGAATGGTTGCCTCCAAAGCCCGCATTGGGCTAAAACAATATATGAAACGTAAGCCTGTTCGCTGGGGATACAAACTCTTCGTTCTGGCGGACTCCAGGAACGGTTACACGTGGGACTTTTTTGTCTACGAGGGAAAGTACCATGGAAACAGTGGGAAGGGACTCAGTTATGACTCAGTGATGGAGCTTATTGACATAAAGTTGCTGGGCACCGGCTATAAGCTCTTTGTTGACACTTTTTACACAAGTCCAGCCCTTTTCCGTGACCTCCTTCAAATAAAGGTCTGGGCGTGTGGGACCATCCGCACAAACAGAATTGGCTTCCCAACGGCCAAAAACAACAGTCTGGTCTCAAAATCTCCCCGCGGCAGCATACGCTGGATCAGGAAGGACTCCCTCCTCTTTGTCCAGTGGCGAGACACGAGGGACGTCTTCATGTGTTCAACACTCCACACAGCCCATTCCGATGACACAGTACAAAGGAGGGTCAAAGATGCAGATGGGCAATGGCAGATGAAGGACGTCTCAATTCCACCAGCGGTGAAGGAGTACAACCG GTGTATGGGTGGAGTGGACCTGTCTGACGCCCTGATTGGGTACTACAAAGTCCTCCACAAGACCCAGAAGTGGTACAAGACCTTCTTCTACCATTTCATGGACACTGCGATTGTGAACgccttcctcctccacaaagaaATTGCAAAAGGTAAAGGAGAGACACCTCTGCACCAGAAGGCGTTCAGAGAGACCCTAGCCAAGGAGCTGGGAGAGGCTTCCTCCACACCCAAACCCGCTCCACGCGGAGCACATCACAAACCAGTGCATATCACTGCGCACAGCTCCAGTGGTCGGCTGAAGTGCAGGCATTGCTATGCAAAGACACCAGTGAAATGCTCCTTCTGCGATGTGCCTTTGTGCTTTGTCCCAAGTCGTGACTGCTATAATGACTGGCATGTTGCTAACAACCTATAA
- the LOC125896876 gene encoding uncharacterized protein LOC125896876 isoform X1, translated as MMAEFRQIQMSLFLVTLLQFTAAVTRQSSNSFTVTVGDDVTLSCENVTDGQDNCDSTTWLFSKSRSTAAVALARGWQIVEKAKSDRLSVTKHCALVVKKVTDEDVGHYTCSKETSEQQTSVVHLSVVTMTEQKDTDEVTLTCSVRTYERCPHTVKWLYQGQDVDKDNKDIKTSQSLCSASVTFLTSVYIYTSRYKLFKCAVTDGDRVQVFPFRSQSSGEKPGEDTTTAAATASTTAENSTTADSWVYITVAVALAALLILIVAIIVWRRTKGNKTQMSDTIGLTSNPAVTQAAPEPSQDTADPEDGVSYASISYTKKTNSKAQVLFKDEDDAVTYSTVKASSSCSAGASADLTNLYATINKPN; from the exons CAGCAGTGACCAGACAGTCCTCCAACTCTTTCACTGTCACAGTTGGAGATGACGTCACTCTGTCTTGTGAAAATGTAACAGACGGGCAGGATAACTGCGACAGTACCACATGGCTCTTCAGTAAATCAAGAAGCACAGCAGCAGTAGCTCTGGCTCGTGGTTGGCAGATTGTTGAAAAAGCTAAATCAGACAGACTGAGTGTTACAAAGCACTGTGCTCTGGTTGTAAAGAAGGTCACAGATGAGGATGTTGGTCATTACACCTGCAGTAAGGAAACATCAGAACAACAAACCTCTGTGGTTCATCTGTCTGTTGTTACCA TGACTGAACAGAAGGACACTGATGAGGTGACATTAACCTGCTCTGTGAGGACATATGAACGATGtccacacacagtgaagtggCTGTATCAGGGTCAAGATGTGGATAAAGACAACAAGGACATAAAGACATCACAgtctctctgctctgcctctgtgaCCTTTCTGACTTCTGTCTACATTTACACATCAAGATATAAGTTATTTAAGTGTGCAGTGACTGATGGTGACAGAGTGCAGGTGTTTCCCTTCAGATCTCAATCCTCAGGTGAGAAACcag GTGAggacacaacaacagcagcagcaacagcatcaACAACAGCCGAAAACAGCACAACAGCAG ACTCGTGGGTGTACATCACTGTGGCTGTGGCTTTAGCAGCACTCTTAATACTCATTGTGGCAATCATCGTATGGAGGAGAACTAAAG gGAACAAAACACAGATGAGTGACACTATT GGGCTGACTTCAAACCCTGCAGTGACTCAGGCTGCTCCAGAACCCAGCCAGGACACG GCTGATCCTGAAGATGGTGTTTCCTACGCCTCCATCAGCTACACCAAGAAGACCAACAGTAAAGCCCAG GTTTTGTTTAAAGATGAAGATGATGCAGTGACCTACAGCACCGTGaaagcttcttcttcttgttctgcTGGAGCCTCTGCTGATCTCACTAACCTCTACGCTACCATCAACAAACCAAACTAA
- the LOC125896876 gene encoding uncharacterized protein LOC125896876 isoform X2 produces the protein MMAEFRQIQMSLFLVTLLQFTAVTRQSSNSFTVTVGDDVTLSCENVTDGQDNCDSTTWLFSKSRSTAAVALARGWQIVEKAKSDRLSVTKHCALVVKKVTDEDVGHYTCSKETSEQQTSVVHLSVVTMTEQKDTDEVTLTCSVRTYERCPHTVKWLYQGQDVDKDNKDIKTSQSLCSASVTFLTSVYIYTSRYKLFKCAVTDGDRVQVFPFRSQSSGEKPGEDTTTAAATASTTAENSTTADSWVYITVAVALAALLILIVAIIVWRRTKGNKTQMSDTIGLTSNPAVTQAAPEPSQDTADPEDGVSYASISYTKKTNSKAQVLFKDEDDAVTYSTVKASSSCSAGASADLTNLYATINKPN, from the exons CAGTGACCAGACAGTCCTCCAACTCTTTCACTGTCACAGTTGGAGATGACGTCACTCTGTCTTGTGAAAATGTAACAGACGGGCAGGATAACTGCGACAGTACCACATGGCTCTTCAGTAAATCAAGAAGCACAGCAGCAGTAGCTCTGGCTCGTGGTTGGCAGATTGTTGAAAAAGCTAAATCAGACAGACTGAGTGTTACAAAGCACTGTGCTCTGGTTGTAAAGAAGGTCACAGATGAGGATGTTGGTCATTACACCTGCAGTAAGGAAACATCAGAACAACAAACCTCTGTGGTTCATCTGTCTGTTGTTACCA TGACTGAACAGAAGGACACTGATGAGGTGACATTAACCTGCTCTGTGAGGACATATGAACGATGtccacacacagtgaagtggCTGTATCAGGGTCAAGATGTGGATAAAGACAACAAGGACATAAAGACATCACAgtctctctgctctgcctctgtgaCCTTTCTGACTTCTGTCTACATTTACACATCAAGATATAAGTTATTTAAGTGTGCAGTGACTGATGGTGACAGAGTGCAGGTGTTTCCCTTCAGATCTCAATCCTCAGGTGAGAAACcag GTGAggacacaacaacagcagcagcaacagcatcaACAACAGCCGAAAACAGCACAACAGCAG ACTCGTGGGTGTACATCACTGTGGCTGTGGCTTTAGCAGCACTCTTAATACTCATTGTGGCAATCATCGTATGGAGGAGAACTAAAG gGAACAAAACACAGATGAGTGACACTATT GGGCTGACTTCAAACCCTGCAGTGACTCAGGCTGCTCCAGAACCCAGCCAGGACACG GCTGATCCTGAAGATGGTGTTTCCTACGCCTCCATCAGCTACACCAAGAAGACCAACAGTAAAGCCCAG GTTTTGTTTAAAGATGAAGATGATGCAGTGACCTACAGCACCGTGaaagcttcttcttcttgttctgcTGGAGCCTCTGCTGATCTCACTAACCTCTACGCTACCATCAACAAACCAAACTAA
- the LOC125896876 gene encoding uncharacterized protein LOC125896876 isoform X3: MMAEFRQIQMSLFLVTLLQFTAAVTRQSSNSFTVTVGDDVTLSCENVTDGQDNCDSTTWLFSKSRSTAAVALARGWQIVEKAKSDRLSVTKHCALVVKKVTDEDVGHYTCSKETSEQQTSVVHLSVVTMTEQKDTDEVTLTCSVRTYERCPHTVKWLYQGQDVDKDNKDIKTSQSLCSASVTFLTSVYIYTSRYKLFKCAVTDGDRVQVFPFRSQSSGEDTTTAAATASTTAENSTTADSWVYITVAVALAALLILIVAIIVWRRTKGNKTQMSDTIGLTSNPAVTQAAPEPSQDTADPEDGVSYASISYTKKTNSKAQVLFKDEDDAVTYSTVKASSSCSAGASADLTNLYATINKPN, encoded by the exons CAGCAGTGACCAGACAGTCCTCCAACTCTTTCACTGTCACAGTTGGAGATGACGTCACTCTGTCTTGTGAAAATGTAACAGACGGGCAGGATAACTGCGACAGTACCACATGGCTCTTCAGTAAATCAAGAAGCACAGCAGCAGTAGCTCTGGCTCGTGGTTGGCAGATTGTTGAAAAAGCTAAATCAGACAGACTGAGTGTTACAAAGCACTGTGCTCTGGTTGTAAAGAAGGTCACAGATGAGGATGTTGGTCATTACACCTGCAGTAAGGAAACATCAGAACAACAAACCTCTGTGGTTCATCTGTCTGTTGTTACCA TGACTGAACAGAAGGACACTGATGAGGTGACATTAACCTGCTCTGTGAGGACATATGAACGATGtccacacacagtgaagtggCTGTATCAGGGTCAAGATGTGGATAAAGACAACAAGGACATAAAGACATCACAgtctctctgctctgcctctgtgaCCTTTCTGACTTCTGTCTACATTTACACATCAAGATATAAGTTATTTAAGTGTGCAGTGACTGATGGTGACAGAGTGCAGGTGTTTCCCTTCAGATCTCAATCCTCAG GTGAggacacaacaacagcagcagcaacagcatcaACAACAGCCGAAAACAGCACAACAGCAG ACTCGTGGGTGTACATCACTGTGGCTGTGGCTTTAGCAGCACTCTTAATACTCATTGTGGCAATCATCGTATGGAGGAGAACTAAAG gGAACAAAACACAGATGAGTGACACTATT GGGCTGACTTCAAACCCTGCAGTGACTCAGGCTGCTCCAGAACCCAGCCAGGACACG GCTGATCCTGAAGATGGTGTTTCCTACGCCTCCATCAGCTACACCAAGAAGACCAACAGTAAAGCCCAG GTTTTGTTTAAAGATGAAGATGATGCAGTGACCTACAGCACCGTGaaagcttcttcttcttgttctgcTGGAGCCTCTGCTGATCTCACTAACCTCTACGCTACCATCAACAAACCAAACTAA